In Halopseudomonas xinjiangensis, a single genomic region encodes these proteins:
- a CDS encoding DUF1631 domain-containing protein yields the protein MTQDRKVVPIAPGTNRPGTTNARAAALPAPLIPVREHALVFFKSALGELFDNADDSLFEMADKAGSNNEQSMYFEAMRQLRLQRHGLERTCLNSLMTQLDELNRSESAQPAVASTFELDTLSLVQPDDLEQTVALDGMVGRASLRNRSALAHLATRINSLIKARIDERDNPLGPGSLADIFVQSYAPLGLHIKVKLIVLKLFERYVLNRVDNLYEDANGLLIGAGVMPDLKLSGVPGQAPRSGQGGRAASSSAPGSASSAEGEQVLSMFSDLIGSWRHASGDVALSGLGTSGGTPMQTQELLGMLSRLPVSDGSAQSIRNLRQGLHQALDRQRYETGQVRSVARVDDDVISLVSMLFDFILDDPHLPAALKALVSRLQLPLLRVAIADKTFFNRSGHPARRLLNEIARATMGWSDQDDLRKDQLYNLLERIVGTLLDEPTPAPELFERLHDELADFVRVEQRRSERLEQRTRDAEEGRAKVEAARREVGLVLNRLLVGRTLPVFVVDLLRDTWSQVMQITWLREGDESSAWVDVVTTAQRTLDSVEPLGSAGLAERETLNARVIQALRDGLQLVGQDETQSVPLLDRLALLQQSFVTVKPAPATSDSSFEAAGVAEPKAVYVESSLSLEEAPQPAKKRESDVIEAEAADFQQVLVAEPVIQAATVEEAPQSVDDLASVTASAWVADLHPGSWFELVINEGQPAQRCKLAAIISFSGKYIFVNRNGMKVAEFSQSALHHHYDAGLVRLLNDNQLFDRALESVIGNLRKLQSTRS from the coding sequence ATGACACAGGATCGGAAAGTCGTTCCCATCGCGCCCGGCACGAATCGCCCGGGAACGACGAACGCACGCGCGGCAGCCTTGCCTGCCCCGTTGATTCCGGTTCGTGAACATGCCCTGGTGTTCTTCAAGTCTGCGCTGGGCGAGCTGTTCGACAATGCCGATGACAGCCTCTTCGAGATGGCTGACAAGGCAGGCAGCAATAACGAGCAATCCATGTACTTCGAGGCGATGCGGCAACTCCGCCTGCAGCGTCATGGGCTTGAGCGAACCTGTCTGAACAGCCTCATGACCCAGCTTGACGAGCTCAATCGGAGCGAGTCGGCACAGCCCGCGGTCGCCTCGACGTTCGAGCTGGACACCCTGTCGCTGGTGCAGCCGGACGACCTTGAGCAGACCGTAGCACTGGATGGCATGGTCGGCCGGGCTTCGCTGCGCAACCGTTCTGCGCTGGCCCATCTGGCGACGCGTATCAACAGCCTGATCAAGGCGCGTATCGATGAGCGCGACAACCCGCTAGGCCCCGGTTCGCTGGCCGATATCTTCGTGCAGAGCTATGCGCCGCTTGGCCTGCATATCAAGGTCAAGCTGATCGTTCTGAAGCTCTTTGAGCGTTATGTGCTCAATCGTGTCGATAATCTCTATGAGGACGCCAACGGTCTGTTGATCGGTGCTGGGGTCATGCCGGACCTGAAGCTGTCCGGCGTGCCGGGACAGGCACCGCGGAGCGGACAGGGCGGCCGTGCCGCATCGTCGTCTGCACCGGGGAGCGCCAGCAGTGCTGAGGGTGAGCAGGTGCTGTCCATGTTCAGTGACCTCATCGGTAGCTGGCGCCACGCCAGCGGTGATGTGGCTCTGTCGGGACTTGGAACCAGTGGCGGTACGCCGATGCAGACCCAGGAGTTGCTCGGAATGCTGTCACGCCTGCCCGTCAGCGACGGCAGTGCACAGTCCATTCGCAACCTCCGGCAGGGACTGCATCAGGCGCTCGATCGACAGCGCTACGAAACCGGGCAGGTGCGCAGCGTCGCACGCGTCGATGATGACGTGATCAGCCTTGTTTCCATGCTGTTCGATTTTATTCTCGACGATCCCCATTTGCCTGCCGCGTTGAAGGCGCTGGTTAGCCGTCTGCAATTACCCTTGCTACGGGTGGCGATTGCCGACAAGACATTTTTCAACCGTTCCGGTCATCCCGCTCGCCGCCTGCTCAACGAGATTGCCCGTGCGACCATGGGTTGGAGCGATCAAGACGACCTTCGCAAGGATCAGCTGTATAACCTGCTCGAACGTATCGTCGGCACACTGCTCGATGAGCCTACCCCTGCCCCTGAACTCTTCGAGCGTCTACATGACGAGCTGGCCGATTTCGTCCGGGTCGAGCAGCGTCGTTCGGAAAGGCTGGAACAGCGTACCCGTGACGCCGAGGAAGGCCGTGCCAAGGTCGAAGCGGCGCGTCGCGAAGTGGGGCTTGTCCTCAATCGTTTGCTGGTCGGTCGAACTCTACCGGTCTTCGTAGTCGATCTGCTGCGCGATACCTGGAGCCAGGTCATGCAGATCACCTGGTTGCGCGAGGGTGACGAGTCTTCTGCCTGGGTCGATGTCGTCACCACGGCTCAACGCACGCTCGACTCTGTCGAGCCACTTGGCAGCGCCGGCTTGGCTGAGCGTGAAACCTTGAATGCCCGAGTGATTCAGGCGTTGCGTGACGGTTTGCAGCTTGTCGGCCAGGACGAGACGCAGAGTGTTCCGTTGCTGGATCGCCTGGCGTTGCTGCAACAGAGCTTCGTGACGGTGAAGCCGGCCCCTGCGACGTCCGACTCGTCGTTCGAAGCGGCAGGCGTTGCCGAACCGAAAGCTGTTTACGTCGAATCATCCCTTTCGCTGGAAGAAGCTCCCCAACCCGCGAAGAAACGCGAATCGGATGTCATCGAGGCCGAGGCCGCAGACTTCCAGCAAGTTTTGGTAGCCGAGCCGGTCATTCAGGCCGCCACGGTCGAAGAGGCGCCGCAATCGGTCGATGACCTGGCGAGCGTCACCGCGTCGGCGTGGGTCGCTGATTTGCATCCGGGCTCATGGTTCGAGTTGGTGATCAATGAAGGGCAGCCGGCACAGCGTTGCAAGCTGGCAGCGATCATCAGCTTCAGCGGGAAGTACATCTTCGTTAATCGCAACGGCATGAAAGTGGCTGAATTCAGCCAGTCTGCACTGCACCACCATTACGACGCGGGCCTCGTTCGCCTGCTCAACGACAATCAGTTGTTCGACCGGGCCCTCGAGTCGGTTATCGGCAACCTGCGCAAGCTTCAATCGACGCGAAGCTGA
- a CDS encoding alanine/glycine:cation symporter family protein produces the protein MESLIGAINAINGVVWGPAMLALLAGTGLYLTLGLKILPQRKLVYGFKMLWRGRKSTEDGDISPFNALMTALSATVGTGNIAGVATALFFGGPGALFWMWLIALVGMATKFCEASLAVHFREKDAHGRHVGGPMYYIKNGLGAKWKWLGILFAIFGMLAGFGIGNTIQSNSVADALESTFGVQPLVTGIVIAVLVALVLIGGIKRIGDVAGKLVPIMALFYVGGGLIILIMHVDRIPDAFGLIFYHAFNPIAAAGGFAGASIWAAIRFGVARGVFSNEAGLGSAPIAHAAAQTNNPIRQGTVAMLGTFIDTIVICSITGLVILVTGAWQSGENGASLSAYAFNEGLPGGWGQYIVSIGLAIFAFTTIIGWSFYGEKCTQFLFGEKSNIPFRVLWIIAIPLGTLPGIDLGSLWLVADTLNAMMAIPNLIALLLLSPVVFKLARAYFDDPANSFKR, from the coding sequence ATGGAATCACTCATTGGCGCTATCAACGCCATCAACGGTGTTGTATGGGGCCCAGCCATGCTCGCGCTGCTGGCCGGAACGGGACTCTACCTGACGCTAGGCCTCAAGATCCTCCCGCAACGCAAGCTGGTTTACGGCTTCAAAATGCTCTGGCGTGGCCGCAAGAGCACCGAAGACGGCGATATCAGCCCCTTCAACGCGTTGATGACCGCCCTCTCGGCGACCGTGGGCACCGGCAACATTGCGGGCGTGGCAACCGCTCTGTTCTTCGGCGGTCCGGGTGCGCTGTTCTGGATGTGGCTGATTGCGCTTGTCGGCATGGCCACCAAGTTCTGTGAAGCCTCGCTCGCGGTCCACTTCCGTGAGAAGGACGCTCATGGTCGCCATGTGGGCGGGCCGATGTACTACATCAAGAACGGCCTGGGCGCCAAATGGAAATGGCTGGGCATACTTTTCGCCATTTTCGGCATGCTCGCCGGCTTCGGTATCGGCAACACCATCCAGTCCAACTCGGTAGCCGATGCGCTGGAAAGCACCTTTGGCGTGCAGCCGCTGGTTACCGGCATCGTCATCGCAGTATTGGTCGCCCTGGTGTTGATCGGCGGCATCAAGCGCATCGGTGATGTTGCCGGCAAACTGGTGCCGATCATGGCGCTGTTTTATGTCGGCGGCGGCCTGATCATCCTGATCATGCATGTCGATCGCATTCCCGACGCATTCGGGCTCATCTTCTACCACGCCTTCAATCCGATCGCAGCAGCAGGCGGTTTTGCCGGAGCCAGCATCTGGGCAGCCATACGTTTTGGCGTCGCCCGTGGCGTCTTCTCCAACGAGGCCGGCCTTGGCAGCGCGCCGATCGCCCACGCGGCAGCCCAAACCAACAATCCGATTCGCCAGGGCACCGTGGCCATGCTCGGTACATTCATCGATACCATCGTGATCTGCTCGATCACTGGCCTGGTGATTCTGGTGACTGGCGCCTGGCAGAGCGGTGAGAACGGTGCGTCGCTGTCGGCCTATGCCTTCAATGAAGGTCTGCCGGGCGGCTGGGGTCAGTACATCGTCAGTATCGGGCTGGCCATTTTTGCGTTCACCACCATCATCGGCTGGAGCTTCTACGGCGAAAAATGCACCCAGTTCCTATTCGGCGAGAAATCCAACATCCCGTTTCGCGTGCTGTGGATCATCGCCATACCGCTCGGCACATTGCCGGGCATCGATCTGGGTAGCCTATGGCTGGTGGCGGACACGCTGAACGCGATGATGGCCATTCCTAACCTGATTGCTCTATTGCTGCTGAGCCCGGTGGTGTTCAAGCTGGCCCGTGCGTACTTCGACGACCCGGCCAATTCCTTCAAGCGTTGA
- the nadC gene encoding carboxylating nicotinate-nucleotide diphosphorylase has translation MPNLILDNLQATIHDDVARALAEDVGEGDITAALIPAERRASATIISREQATLSGTAWADEVFRQVDPAIEVEWRAADGDQLEPNQPFCLLRGPARALLTAERSALNFLQMLSATATRSRYFANLVEGTGVRLLDTRKTLPGLRMAQKYAVTCGGCHNHRIGLYDAFLIKENHIAACGGIAQAVRQAHTIAPGKPVEVEVESLEELRQALEAGADIIMLDELSDADMRSAVTITAGRAKLEASGGITESNLRSVAETGVDYISIGSLTKDIKAVDLSMRLSM, from the coding sequence ATGCCGAACCTCATCCTCGACAACCTGCAGGCGACGATACATGACGACGTTGCCCGCGCCCTCGCCGAGGATGTCGGTGAAGGCGACATCACCGCAGCATTGATCCCGGCCGAACGCCGGGCATCAGCCACGATCATCAGCCGTGAGCAGGCCACGCTCAGCGGCACTGCCTGGGCCGATGAAGTCTTTCGTCAGGTCGATCCGGCAATCGAAGTCGAATGGCGCGCGGCAGACGGCGACCAGCTCGAGCCAAATCAGCCGTTCTGCCTGTTGCGGGGGCCCGCGCGTGCATTGCTCACCGCCGAACGCAGTGCGTTGAACTTCCTGCAGATGTTGTCTGCAACGGCTACCCGCAGCCGGTATTTCGCCAACCTCGTCGAGGGCACCGGGGTGCGACTGCTAGACACGCGTAAAACCTTGCCGGGCCTGCGCATGGCGCAGAAGTACGCTGTCACCTGTGGTGGCTGTCACAATCATCGCATCGGACTCTACGACGCCTTCCTGATCAAGGAAAATCACATCGCCGCGTGCGGCGGGATCGCCCAAGCCGTGCGCCAGGCACACACCATCGCCCCGGGCAAGCCGGTCGAAGTGGAAGTGGAAAGTCTTGAAGAGCTGCGCCAGGCGCTCGAAGCCGGCGCAGATATCATCATGCTTGATGAACTGAGTGATGCAGACATGCGCAGTGCAGTGACCATCACCGCCGGGCGGGCCAAGCTGGAAGCATCCGGCGGCATCACCGAAAGCAACCTGCGCAGCGTTGCCGAGACCGGCGTCGACTACATCTCGATCGGCAGCCTGACCAAGGACATCAAGGCTGTCGACCTGTCCATGCGACTGAGCATGTAG
- a CDS encoding LTA synthase family protein, which translates to MGWLRSRRLHYFLGGVAIVFVLLLLLRTIFLIGFSAVSPGEDHSWPLVLETLGVGVRFDLRLAILLMLPVMLLAWLPVWNSLRSSVLRWVGRLYLIIALAIVLLMYIIDFGHYAYLGVRLNASALKFIADAQISQQMLWETYPVVWITLAWLALLLITVGALIGLERLTFNRPAIRIGLWSRVWGSALMVVLVFLAILGRYTNINLENPVPLRWSDAFFAGDTQLGALGLNPVIFFYDTLAVPQQRYDLEQVRRHYPQVSEYLGVAEPHIEKLTLSRQVPQQPHRLAGDKRPNVIFVMLESLGTTAVGAYGNPLQPTPNLDRLAKESWFFRHFYVPVTGTAKTVWASITGIPDVSRQETATRNPLITRQHSLVNALEGYHKVYTIGGNAGWANMSALIRQSIDGVQLYEEGGWKAENVDVWGISDLDLFKETDEILRELPKDKPFFAYIQTAGHHRPYTIPPENDGFEVIDRPLEEVQAAGSQSVAQYNAVRLLDFNIGRLMELAEEGGYLNNTIFVMFGDHNTRIANIDYMKPAFEKLGLESNNVPLLIYAPGLLQPREFDEAVGLADLLPTVASLLGFEYENRTMGRDLLQPAPEGERVVPLVLREGSFPLIGAVTQDFLLQMNYDGTEPSLHDLDSDTPLDNVAEQHPEEYQRLLPLARGLYETSHYMLYENVRD; encoded by the coding sequence ATGGGCTGGTTGCGCTCTCGGCGTCTGCATTATTTCCTTGGTGGCGTAGCCATCGTCTTTGTCCTGCTGCTGTTGCTGCGGACGATCTTCCTCATCGGCTTTTCGGCCGTTTCACCCGGCGAAGACCATTCCTGGCCGCTGGTACTCGAAACGCTGGGTGTCGGGGTGCGATTCGATCTCCGACTGGCCATTCTGCTCATGCTGCCGGTGATGCTGCTGGCCTGGCTGCCGGTCTGGAACAGTCTGCGTTCCAGCGTGCTGCGCTGGGTCGGCCGGCTGTATCTGATCATCGCGCTGGCGATCGTTCTGTTGATGTACATCATCGACTTTGGTCACTACGCCTATCTCGGGGTACGGCTCAACGCGTCCGCGCTGAAGTTCATCGCCGATGCGCAGATTTCCCAGCAGATGCTGTGGGAGACCTATCCTGTCGTATGGATCACCTTGGCCTGGCTGGCCTTGTTGTTGATCACGGTCGGTGCGCTGATCGGGCTCGAACGGTTGACCTTCAACCGGCCGGCAATACGGATCGGATTGTGGTCCCGCGTCTGGGGCAGCGCGCTGATGGTCGTCCTGGTGTTTCTGGCGATTCTCGGCCGCTACACCAATATCAATCTGGAAAACCCGGTTCCGCTGCGCTGGAGCGATGCCTTTTTCGCTGGCGACACGCAGCTCGGTGCGCTGGGCCTGAATCCGGTGATCTTTTTCTATGACACCCTGGCGGTCCCGCAGCAGCGTTACGACCTGGAACAGGTACGTCGTCATTACCCGCAGGTGAGCGAATATCTGGGCGTCGCCGAGCCACATATCGAGAAGCTGACACTGTCCCGCCAGGTTCCACAGCAGCCCCACCGCCTTGCTGGCGATAAGCGCCCGAACGTGATCTTCGTCATGCTCGAATCGCTGGGTACCACAGCGGTAGGCGCCTACGGGAACCCGCTCCAGCCCACGCCCAACCTGGACCGGCTGGCGAAGGAGAGCTGGTTCTTCCGGCATTTCTACGTTCCGGTCACCGGCACGGCGAAAACGGTGTGGGCGAGCATTACCGGCATACCGGACGTCTCGCGACAGGAAACAGCGACCCGCAACCCGCTGATCACCCGCCAGCATTCGCTGGTCAACGCGTTGGAGGGTTATCACAAGGTATATACCATCGGCGGGAATGCCGGCTGGGCGAACATGAGTGCGCTGATTCGCCAGAGTATCGATGGCGTTCAGCTGTATGAAGAGGGTGGCTGGAAAGCAGAAAACGTCGATGTGTGGGGCATCTCCGACCTCGACCTGTTCAAGGAGACCGACGAGATCCTTCGTGAGCTGCCCAAGGACAAACCATTCTTCGCCTACATCCAGACTGCCGGGCATCACCGCCCCTATACCATTCCGCCCGAGAACGACGGTTTTGAAGTCATCGACCGTCCGCTCGAAGAGGTCCAGGCGGCTGGTTCGCAGAGCGTTGCCCAGTACAACGCCGTGCGTCTGCTGGACTTCAATATCGGTCGACTCATGGAGTTGGCCGAAGAAGGCGGGTACCTGAACAACACCATCTTCGTCATGTTCGGCGACCACAACACCAGGATCGCCAATATCGATTACATGAAGCCTGCATTCGAAAAGCTGGGCCTGGAAAGCAACAACGTGCCGCTGCTGATTTACGCGCCAGGGCTGTTGCAGCCGCGCGAGTTCGATGAGGCTGTCGGTCTGGCTGACCTGCTGCCTACGGTCGCTTCGCTACTGGGCTTCGAGTACGAAAACCGGACCATGGGGCGCGACCTGCTGCAACCGGCACCCGAAGGCGAACGGGTAGTGCCGCTGGTGCTGCGTGAGGGTAGCTTCCCGCTGATCGGTGCGGTGACGCAGGACTTCCTGCTGCAGATGAACTACGACGGGACCGAGCCGAGCCTGCATGACCTGGACTCGGATACGCCGCTGGACAATGTGGCCGAACAGCATCCCGAGGAATACCAGCGTCTGCTCCCGCTGGCTCGCGGGCTGTATGAAACCTCGCACTACATGCTCTACGAGAACGTGCGCGACTGA
- a CDS encoding HDOD domain-containing protein, producing the protein MEHSQGADIEQAFLGLLLGVHSPLPLALNQFELASIRRLESIADSALKDHALIPRVPAILPRLLTSFRDPATSSRDLAELVGRDLVSVSEVMRLANSPFYRRSSDARSLEQAVLVLGQRGLRQMVANIMLKPVYNSRRGHFSSIAAPLLWGQAEKTAAISAALAREEGDPDEFSAYLAGLSSNLGLLIGARVLDSLFDGSETPSSQLFRAQWLQASRRLTARVARAWDFPEPARDALASLQLDADVLLPACGRRLYSAERFSQYHGLLSRGRLPGSEGTSPRRLAHAEHFSIAMQTLARFDRRA; encoded by the coding sequence GTGGAGCACTCGCAGGGCGCGGACATCGAACAGGCGTTCCTTGGTCTGCTTCTTGGCGTGCATTCGCCGTTGCCGCTCGCGCTGAACCAGTTCGAGCTTGCTTCGATCCGCAGGCTTGAAAGCATCGCTGATAGCGCTTTGAAGGATCATGCGCTGATACCGCGTGTGCCGGCGATCCTGCCACGGCTTCTGACCAGCTTTCGTGACCCGGCGACCTCTTCCCGGGATCTAGCGGAACTGGTCGGCCGAGACCTGGTATCGGTGAGTGAGGTCATGAGACTGGCCAACAGTCCGTTCTACCGCCGCTCCAGCGACGCTAGATCGCTGGAGCAGGCTGTGCTGGTGCTTGGGCAGCGCGGGTTGCGCCAGATGGTGGCCAACATAATGCTCAAGCCGGTCTACAACTCCCGGCGCGGGCACTTCAGCAGTATCGCCGCGCCCCTGTTATGGGGCCAGGCGGAGAAGACCGCAGCGATCAGCGCGGCGCTGGCGCGCGAGGAGGGCGATCCCGACGAGTTCTCCGCGTACCTGGCCGGTCTGTCGAGCAACCTGGGGTTGCTGATTGGCGCCCGCGTGCTCGATTCCTTGTTCGATGGCAGTGAGACGCCAAGCAGCCAGCTGTTTCGTGCACAGTGGCTGCAAGCCTCGCGTCGCCTGACTGCGCGGGTCGCCCGCGCCTGGGATTTTCCCGAGCCTGCCCGCGACGCGCTGGCGTCTCTACAGTTGGACGCGGACGTTCTGTTGCCTGCATGCGGTCGCCGGTTGTACAGTGCCGAGCGTTTCAGCCAATACCATGGCTTGCTGAGCCGCGGGCGATTGCCCGGAAGCGAGGGCACGAGTCCTCGCCGGCTGGCTCATGCAGAACATTTCTCCATAGCGATGCAGACCCTGGCGCGTTTCGACCGGCGGGCGTGA
- a CDS encoding HAD family hydrolase, which yields MDGIRGWVFDLDGTLTIAQHDFPAIRRELGIPANDDILTYIAALPEPGRSDLSARLDAIEHRLAEAVQPALGAAQLIRFLRDRGDRLGILTRNLRSVAFSSLRALGVADCFNEEDVLGRKDALPKPDPDGILQLTQRWQLNRAEVVMVGDFRFDLEAGRAAGCRTCLILPQNSWPDLADWHMPDCRSVLNSLSPGLGSDRTAG from the coding sequence ATGGACGGCATCCGCGGCTGGGTTTTCGATCTCGACGGTACGCTCACGATCGCTCAGCATGATTTTCCGGCCATCCGTCGCGAGCTTGGTATCCCCGCCAACGACGATATCCTCACGTATATCGCCGCGTTGCCCGAACCCGGTCGCAGTGACCTGTCGGCACGGCTCGATGCGATTGAACATCGGCTGGCCGAGGCGGTTCAGCCAGCACTGGGGGCGGCGCAGCTAATTCGTTTTCTCCGCGATCGTGGGGACCGGCTGGGGATTCTTACCCGTAATCTGCGCTCGGTAGCGTTCTCATCGCTCCGTGCGCTCGGCGTAGCAGACTGCTTCAACGAGGAAGACGTGCTTGGGCGCAAGGATGCGCTGCCCAAGCCAGACCCCGATGGCATTCTGCAGTTGACCCAGCGGTGGCAGTTGAATCGGGCCGAGGTGGTGATGGTCGGCGACTTTCGCTTCGATCTTGAGGCCGGCCGCGCCGCGGGATGTCGTACCTGCCTGATCTTGCCGCAGAACAGCTGGCCCGATCTGGCCGACTGGCATATGCCGGATTGCCGCTCCGTATTGAACAGCCTCAGCCCCGGATTGGGCTCCGACCGTACGGCGGGCTGA
- the tesB gene encoding acyl-CoA thioesterase II has translation MTQMLDDLVRLLALEKIEETLFRGHSQDLGFKQLFGGQVLGQALSAASQTVDPQRHVHSVHGYFLRPGDARMAIVYQVDPVRDGANFTTRRVQAIQKGKPIFTMICSFQGFEEGYEHQATMPDVPGPDDLMNETELTRKYQHLLHEKVRDKVLVDKPIEIRPVGVFNPFDPKPAEPVRHMWLRADGNLPDDPPLHRYLLAYASDFHLLGTALQPHAVSSWSPNMQIASLDHAVWYHRPLRMDDWLLYAMDSPSAAGSRGLSRGQIFNRQGQLVASVTQESLMRSLNP, from the coding sequence ATGACGCAAATGCTGGATGATCTGGTTCGCCTGCTGGCGCTGGAAAAGATCGAGGAAACGCTGTTCCGCGGACACAGTCAGGATCTGGGCTTCAAGCAATTGTTCGGTGGCCAGGTATTGGGGCAGGCACTGTCGGCGGCGAGCCAGACGGTGGACCCGCAGCGGCATGTGCATTCCGTGCACGGCTATTTCCTGCGCCCGGGCGATGCGCGCATGGCCATCGTCTACCAGGTGGATCCGGTGCGCGATGGCGCCAACTTCACTACCCGCCGGGTGCAGGCGATCCAGAAGGGCAAGCCGATCTTCACCATGATCTGTTCCTTCCAGGGCTTTGAGGAAGGCTATGAGCATCAGGCGACCATGCCCGACGTGCCCGGCCCGGACGACCTGATGAACGAGACCGAGCTGACCCGCAAATATCAGCACCTGCTGCATGAGAAAGTGCGCGACAAGGTGCTGGTCGACAAGCCGATCGAGATTCGCCCGGTAGGCGTGTTCAATCCGTTCGATCCGAAGCCCGCCGAGCCGGTACGGCACATGTGGCTGCGCGCCGACGGCAACCTGCCGGATGATCCGCCGCTGCATCGTTATCTGCTGGCCTATGCCTCGGACTTCCATCTGCTGGGCACCGCGCTGCAGCCGCACGCGGTCTCGTCCTGGTCGCCGAACATGCAGATTGCCAGTCTGGATCACGCGGTCTGGTATCACCGTCCGCTGCGTATGGACGACTGGCTGCTGTATGCCATGGATAGCCCTTCAGCGGCCGGCTCGCGCGGCTTGTCGCGCGGACAGATATTCAACCGCCAGGGTCAGTTGGTCGCATCGGTGACCCAGGAATCCCTGATGCGCAGCCTCAATCCATAG